One region of Chryseobacterium muglaense genomic DNA includes:
- a CDS encoding DUF3302 domain-containing protein has product MQKLLTILCVFLCCGLSYASTGNLEDTIADTASWLIILILPFAGIFLFWKAHIYPEKVAEKKNHPQLNAIKSMCLLSLIFGGLLWPVALIWANYDYKKEKTPTSDSEELNSSSKKEEILVEENQSLSEETQNH; this is encoded by the coding sequence GTGTGTATTCCTGTGTTGCGGCCTTTCATATGCTTCCACAGGAAATTTAGAAGACACTATCGCAGATACAGCATCTTGGCTTATCATTCTTATTTTACCGTTTGCCGGAATATTTCTTTTTTGGAAAGCGCATATTTATCCTGAAAAAGTGGCGGAAAAGAAAAACCATCCACAATTAAACGCCATCAAAAGCATGTGTTTGCTTTCATTGATATTTGGCGGACTTCTTTGGCCGGTTGCTTTAATCTGGGCAAACTACGATTACAAAAAAGAAAAAACACCTACTTCAGATTCAGAAGAATTAAATTCTTCAAGCAAAAAAGAAGAAATCTTAGTTGAAGAAAACCAATCGCTTTCAGAAGAAACACAAAATCATTAA
- a CDS encoding HlyD family secretion protein — MLELLIGIYAGICWLLIKKLKLIPWNFNTQIVVYSLPIFGSIALILSLNYFCPITSDVKVGNRSVDITTQTLGRVKKVYVKTNQEVKKGDTLFTIDPLPYQQEIKSLEAQLSNMKSTVSSYNSDIDASRKNILSLQSQLDLSNKRIKQYQELVSAGAANKFDLEQAMSTSQDLQSRISAAQAQKSSLETKYNSTYNGENASVSEIKAKLEQAKWNLSQTVVLAPIDGFIPNVQLNEGAIIAPFKSAFVLIQKQQSIIAFFSQNELEAVKNGDEVELALKTAPGKVVKAKLEYVIDATSQGIMNNAGGMFGGNGTTAGIPDTARQLPETDGKLIAKFVLDEKEKPLTVGSRGTAVIYSDNIKPLHLIRKVMVRVNSKINYLILKLH; from the coding sequence ATGTTAGAATTACTCATCGGAATATATGCCGGAATCTGCTGGCTTCTCATCAAAAAATTAAAATTAATTCCCTGGAATTTCAACACACAGATTGTTGTCTATTCCTTGCCTATTTTCGGATCCATTGCTCTTATTTTGAGTCTGAATTACTTCTGCCCGATTACATCGGATGTAAAAGTTGGTAACCGAAGCGTAGATATCACTACGCAAACTTTAGGAAGAGTAAAAAAGGTATATGTAAAGACCAATCAGGAAGTTAAAAAAGGAGATACGTTATTCACTATTGACCCGTTGCCTTATCAGCAAGAAATAAAATCTCTGGAAGCGCAGCTTAGTAATATGAAATCTACCGTTTCGTCTTACAATTCAGATATTGATGCTTCTCGTAAAAATATTTTGAGTTTACAATCTCAGTTGGATTTGAGCAACAAAAGGATAAAGCAATATCAGGAATTGGTAAGTGCAGGTGCAGCCAATAAATTTGATTTGGAACAGGCGATGTCGACTTCACAGGATTTACAATCAAGAATCAGTGCAGCACAGGCTCAGAAATCATCATTAGAAACAAAATACAACTCTACCTACAACGGAGAAAACGCTTCTGTTTCGGAGATTAAAGCCAAATTAGAGCAAGCAAAATGGAATCTTTCTCAAACAGTCGTTTTAGCACCAATAGACGGTTTTATTCCCAATGTACAGCTAAACGAAGGAGCAATTATAGCACCATTCAAATCTGCTTTTGTTTTAATTCAAAAACAGCAGTCTATCATTGCATTCTTTTCTCAAAATGAATTGGAAGCTGTAAAAAATGGTGATGAAGTAGAACTTGCCTTAAAAACCGCACCCGGAAAAGTAGTAAAAGCAAAACTGGAATATGTAATCGATGCAACAAGCCAAGGTATTATGAATAATGCAGGAGGAATGTTTGGCGGCAACGGAACAACAGCCGGAATTCCGGATACTGCGAGACAATTGCCCGAAACAGACGGAAAACTGATTGCAAAATTTGTTTTAGACGAAAAAGAAAAACCATTAACGGTTGGTTCGAGAGGTACAGCTGTTATTTATTCTGACAACATTAAACCTTTACATCTAATCCGAAAAGTGATGGTGAGAGTGAACAGTAAAATCAATTACTTAATTTTAAAACTTCACTAA
- a CDS encoding TolC family protein, protein MVKKISIASVLLLSLTSCIGYKNATPEKIEALKNTSEIKANIEIPDKWIQDKETDSPDFSYQWMNELVNPELKTLVKEGIAHNADIIISKEKLTQIELSMDIAGSNLYPSVNALANTSNNLVSGSHIGNLQLKANWELDLWGKNKSAEMMSVSQYYSAAFQQKMLKQSVAAMIAKAYYLNIAGQYQEQKISQYIGMTEDLKNIYQVQNKVGTANEIDLSSIESEIILLNSYLEKIKNANSQSRRSLEMLCGKYPEGLIKVNAEFSSLKQEIPATFPLSLLEKRSDIMAQQFLIEASFYEVQEAKAARLPSINISAAFGAAETNVGAISNLFSNPLIKVGGGLTTPIFNGGKLKKNVEIKTSEQKQVVEEYAKSVLLAYNEVEAALANLSSIEKQNIFQKQAISSLERNVDLTKKQIKVGNNNNFVLLQKQRDLIKKEMNIIDLDLQQRIERINLYMALGANGLEHF, encoded by the coding sequence ATGGTAAAGAAAATAAGCATTGCAAGCGTTCTCTTGCTGAGTTTAACCTCTTGTATAGGCTATAAAAATGCAACACCTGAAAAAATAGAAGCTTTAAAAAACACCAGCGAAATAAAAGCAAACATCGAAATTCCCGATAAATGGATACAAGATAAAGAAACAGACAGTCCCGATTTTTCTTATCAATGGATGAATGAACTTGTAAATCCAGAATTAAAGACTTTAGTAAAAGAAGGAATTGCCCACAATGCAGATATTATCATTTCTAAAGAAAAGCTGACTCAGATAGAATTGTCGATGGATATCGCAGGAAGTAACCTTTACCCAAGTGTAAATGCGTTGGCAAATACCAGCAACAATCTTGTAAGTGGAAGCCACATTGGCAATCTGCAACTAAAAGCCAATTGGGAACTCGACCTTTGGGGAAAAAATAAATCGGCTGAAATGATGAGCGTAAGTCAATATTATTCGGCGGCGTTTCAGCAAAAAATGTTGAAACAATCAGTTGCTGCAATGATTGCCAAAGCTTACTATCTTAATATTGCAGGGCAATATCAGGAACAGAAAATCAGTCAGTATATTGGTATGACCGAAGATTTGAAGAATATTTATCAGGTTCAAAATAAGGTCGGAACTGCCAATGAAATTGATTTATCCAGCATCGAAAGTGAAATTATTTTGCTGAATTCTTATCTTGAAAAAATAAAAAATGCCAATTCGCAATCCAGAAGAAGTTTAGAAATGCTTTGTGGAAAATATCCGGAAGGATTAATAAAAGTTAATGCGGAGTTTTCATCTTTAAAACAGGAAATTCCAGCGACTTTTCCTTTGAGTCTTTTAGAAAAAAGGTCAGATATTATGGCGCAACAGTTTCTGATAGAAGCCAGTTTTTATGAAGTTCAGGAAGCGAAAGCGGCAAGATTGCCTTCCATCAACATCAGCGCAGCTTTTGGTGCAGCAGAAACCAATGTTGGAGCCATCAGTAATCTTTTTTCCAATCCTTTAATAAAAGTGGGTGGCGGATTGACAACCCCAATTTTCAACGGAGGAAAACTGAAAAAGAATGTTGAAATAAAAACCTCCGAACAAAAACAGGTAGTTGAAGAATATGCAAAGTCTGTGCTTTTGGCATATAATGAAGTAGAAGCTGCATTAGCAAACCTCAGCTCTATCGAAAAGCAAAATATTTTTCAGAAACAGGCTATTTCTTCATTGGAAAGAAATGTTGATTTAACGAAGAAACAAATAAAAGTGGGCAATAACAATAATTTTGTCTTACTTCAAAAACAGAGAGATTTGATAAAAAAAGAGATGAATATTATCGACCTCGATTTGCAGCAACGCATCGAAAGAATTAACCTTTATATGGCTTTGGGAGCCAATGGTCTTGAACATTTTTAG
- a CDS encoding SH3 domain-containing protein: MKPFITVLFLCIIQFFSAQEEDYEYANGVFYFEENKTQKIFTDFTRIRQSPNVNAQILDSLQTNQQILILKQDETILKLGERRANWYKISYQKGDKTSEGYVWGGNLCVGYRTKNGYDFLFGLTKTINKKDKEYPEIIIKQNIASIKMVEGNTLIDEVSFDTGSGESLSYGTFTIESNHKLKNVEFTLKAMVSGEACGIASYDQYVLVKDKKMIVLPQLMNVDDEDVYYHSEQFVFPNDKGGIPDAFIFKMEEMEKDEKEREKKKNASKTYLWNGDSYRLK, encoded by the coding sequence ATGAAACCATTCATCACCGTTTTATTTTTATGCATCATTCAGTTTTTTTCAGCACAGGAAGAAGATTACGAATATGCAAATGGAGTTTTTTATTTTGAAGAAAATAAAACGCAGAAAATTTTCACCGATTTTACAAGAATCAGACAGTCACCCAATGTCAATGCCCAAATTTTGGATTCTTTACAAACGAATCAACAAATTTTGATTCTTAAACAAGATGAAACGATTTTGAAATTAGGCGAAAGAAGAGCCAATTGGTATAAAATATCTTACCAGAAAGGCGATAAAACATCAGAAGGCTACGTTTGGGGCGGAAATCTTTGTGTAGGTTACAGAACTAAAAATGGGTATGATTTTCTTTTTGGTTTAACGAAAACCATTAATAAAAAAGATAAGGAATATCCTGAAATTATTATTAAGCAAAATATTGCTTCCATTAAAATGGTTGAAGGAAATACGTTGATTGATGAGGTTTCTTTTGATACTGGTTCAGGCGAAAGTCTGAGTTACGGAACGTTTACTATTGAGAGCAATCATAAACTGAAAAATGTGGAATTTACTTTAAAGGCCATGGTTTCTGGTGAAGCTTGTGGGATTGCGAGCTACGACCAATACGTTTTAGTAAAAGATAAAAAAATGATTGTGCTTCCTCAATTGATGAACGTAGATGATGAAGATGTTTATTACCACAGCGAACAATTTGTTTTTCCAAACGATAAAGGCGGAATTCCCGATGCTTTTATCTTTAAAATGGAAGAGATGGAAAAAGATGAGAAAGAGCGTGAAAAGAAGAAAAATGCCTCAAAAACATATCTTTGGAATGGCGATTCTTATCGATTGAAATAA
- the prmA gene encoding 50S ribosomal protein L11 methyltransferase — MQNYLEFDFKISPLQPWNEILMAELIEIGFDSFTEEIHGILGYIQKELFKEEELKALPLFQNDEVKIEYTFTEMPNINWNEEWEKNFEPINIDDKVLIRAEFHESVPGMHEIVIQPKMSFGTGHHPTTHLMIQQMMDIDFKDKKVLDMGCGTSVLAIYAKQIGAGDTKAIDIDEWSVENSKENAARNNVKLDIELGTADNLGKENYDIILANINRNILISDIPTYVSVLNEGGKLLLSGLCFFDVDDILEVCKENNLELKKKLQREEWVSLLLEK; from the coding sequence ATGCAAAATTATTTAGAATTCGATTTCAAGATTTCTCCGCTTCAGCCTTGGAACGAAATATTAATGGCAGAACTTATCGAGATAGGTTTCGACAGTTTCACAGAAGAAATTCATGGTATTTTAGGATATATTCAGAAAGAGCTTTTCAAAGAAGAAGAACTGAAAGCGTTGCCGCTTTTTCAAAATGATGAAGTGAAAATAGAATATACTTTCACCGAAATGCCCAACATCAACTGGAATGAAGAATGGGAAAAGAATTTTGAACCCATCAATATCGATGATAAAGTATTGATTAGAGCAGAATTTCATGAATCGGTTCCGGGAATGCACGAAATTGTGATTCAACCTAAAATGTCTTTCGGAACAGGTCATCATCCAACAACGCATTTGATGATTCAGCAAATGATGGATATTGATTTTAAAGACAAAAAAGTTTTGGATATGGGTTGCGGAACTTCGGTATTGGCGATTTATGCAAAACAAATCGGAGCCGGAGATACAAAAGCTATCGATATTGACGAATGGTCGGTTGAAAATTCAAAAGAAAATGCAGCAAGAAACAATGTAAAATTGGATATCGAACTGGGAACTGCAGACAATTTAGGAAAAGAAAATTACGATATTATTTTAGCCAATATCAACAGAAATATTTTGATTTCAGACATTCCAACTTACGTTTCTGTATTAAATGAAGGCGGAAAATTATTGCTTTCAGGATTATGTTTCTTCGATGTTGATGATATTTTGGAGGTTTGTAAAGAAAATAATTTAGAACTGAAAAAGAAATTACAGCGTGAAGAATGGGTAAGCTTATTGCTTGAAAAGTAA
- a CDS encoding 3-ketoacyl-ACP reductase, with the protein MNLKGKNAIITGGGRGLGKAIALILASEGVNIGITGRNEENLKMTVDEIQRLGVNTAYAVFSIDNEIHVKAGIESIVEQLGGVDILINNAGIGDFGSIEEMPSETWEQVIKTNLFGVYYAAKAVYPYLKEKGEGDIVNVASTAGLKGGPNMSAYAASKAAVVSLSQSMMAEWRKQNIRVITLTPSTIASDMSIQGGLTDGNPDKVLQPEDFAEWVRDILKMNRRALIANGSIFSTNP; encoded by the coding sequence ATGAATCTAAAAGGAAAAAATGCAATTATTACCGGAGGTGGTAGAGGTTTAGGAAAGGCTATAGCCTTAATTCTTGCCAGTGAAGGGGTGAATATAGGAATTACAGGAAGAAACGAAGAAAACCTTAAAATGACTGTTGACGAAATCCAGAGACTGGGTGTAAATACAGCGTACGCAGTTTTTAGTATCGATAATGAAATTCATGTAAAAGCAGGAATAGAATCGATTGTAGAACAGTTGGGTGGAGTAGATATTCTGATTAATAATGCAGGAATCGGAGATTTTGGTTCTATTGAAGAAATGCCTTCTGAAACTTGGGAACAGGTAATCAAAACCAATCTTTTCGGAGTTTACTATGCAGCGAAAGCAGTGTATCCATATCTAAAAGAAAAAGGTGAAGGTGATATTGTAAATGTAGCTTCTACAGCTGGATTGAAAGGTGGTCCGAATATGTCGGCTTATGCAGCCTCAAAAGCGGCAGTCGTTTCTTTATCACAATCAATGATGGCAGAATGGAGAAAGCAAAACATTCGTGTAATTACTTTAACGCCGAGTACAATTGCTTCAGATATGTCTATTCAAGGCGGTTTAACAGACGGAAACCCGGATAAAGTTCTTCAGCCTGAAGATTTTGCAGAATGGGTAAGAGATATTTTGAAAATGAACAGACGTGCTTTAATCGCAAACGGTTCTATTTTCTCTACAAATCCTTAA